A genomic region of Streptomyces sp. R33 contains the following coding sequences:
- a CDS encoding IclR family transcriptional regulator, which translates to MSQSVERALRIMPLLAKGAAGLGEVAEELGVHKSTALRLLRTLHEHGFVYRRPDGRYRLGAQLFALAGQALENLDVRAVAHPHLVELNRLTGHTVHLALHQDDEVVYVDKVDSRYPVRMYSRIGKPVPLTVAAVAKLLLADLPEAERCSLAERIDYPRYTARSTPDAQAFLRELDLVREQGWAADLGGHEESINCVGAPVRGPDGRVVAALSVSAPGVVVPAEGLLELLPLVLRTADTVSREYSGSPQNDEDTP; encoded by the coding sequence GTGAGTCAGTCGGTGGAGCGGGCGCTGCGCATCATGCCGCTGCTCGCGAAGGGCGCGGCGGGGCTCGGCGAGGTGGCCGAGGAGCTCGGCGTGCACAAGAGCACGGCCCTGCGCCTGCTGCGCACCCTGCACGAGCACGGCTTCGTCTACCGCCGGCCCGACGGCCGCTACCGCCTCGGCGCGCAGCTCTTCGCGCTGGCCGGGCAGGCCCTGGAGAACCTGGACGTCCGCGCCGTCGCGCACCCCCACCTCGTCGAGCTCAACCGGCTCACCGGGCACACCGTGCACCTCGCCCTGCACCAGGACGACGAGGTGGTCTACGTCGACAAGGTCGACAGCCGCTACCCCGTCCGGATGTACTCCCGCATCGGCAAGCCCGTCCCGCTCACCGTCGCCGCCGTCGCGAAGCTGCTGCTCGCCGACCTTCCCGAGGCCGAGCGGTGCAGCCTCGCCGAGCGCATCGACTACCCCCGTTACACCGCCCGCTCCACCCCCGACGCGCAGGCCTTCCTGCGCGAGCTGGACCTCGTACGGGAACAGGGCTGGGCCGCCGACCTGGGCGGGCACGAGGAGTCGATCAACTGCGTGGGCGCACCCGTGCGCGGGCCGGACGGGCGGGTCGTCGCCGCGCTGTCCGTCTCCGCGCCCGGCGTGGTCGTCCCCGCCGAGGGCCTGCTCGAACTGCTGCCCCTGGTCCTGCGCACCGCCGACACCGTCAGCCGCGAGTACTCCGGCTCCCCACAGAACGACGAGGACACCCCGTGA
- a CDS encoding RidA family protein: MTEKTALTPDTHTTPPAKFSHGVRKGNILQVAGQVGFLPHVDGQAPTPAGPTLREQTLQTLENVRSVLEAGGAGWDDVMMIRVYLTDTGHFAEMNALYNAYFEEQGLKEAPAARTTVYVGLPAGLLIEIDALAVLG, encoded by the coding sequence GTGACCGAGAAGACCGCCCTCACGCCCGACACCCACACCACCCCGCCCGCGAAGTTCTCGCACGGCGTGCGCAAGGGGAACATCCTCCAGGTCGCCGGCCAGGTCGGCTTCCTCCCGCACGTGGACGGCCAGGCGCCCACCCCCGCCGGGCCGACGCTGCGCGAGCAGACCCTCCAGACGCTGGAGAACGTCCGCTCCGTCCTGGAAGCCGGCGGCGCGGGCTGGGACGACGTGATGATGATCCGCGTCTACCTGACCGACACCGGCCACTTCGCCGAGATGAACGCCCTCTACAACGCCTACTTCGAGGAACAGGGCCTCAAGGAGGCCCCGGCCGCCCGCACCACCGTCTACGTCGGGCTGCCCGCCGGCCTCCTCATCGAGATCGACGCCCTCGCCGTCCTCGGCTGA
- a CDS encoding amidohydrolase family protein encodes MDLVIRGARVVDGTGGPSYTADVGVHGGRIAEIGRIRSGGRHTVDAHGLALAPGFVDMHAHSDLALLRDPDHRAKAAQGVTLEVLGQDGLSYAPVDDRTLAEVRAAITGWNGAGEDIEFDWRDVGGYLDRLDRTGIAVNAAYLVPQGTVRAYALGWDDRPASPAELDRMRALVAEGLAQGAVGMSSGLTYTPGMYASGAELTELCRVVAGYGGYYCPHHRSYGRGALGAYAEMVELSREAGCALHLAHATMNFAENEGRAGALLALLDGALAAGADITLDSYPYTPGCTTLVALLPSWANEGGPEAVLARLRDDAEAERIRYALEVTGADGCHGVPVDWATIEISGTADPAHGAYVGTRLRDWDTARRLLVEDRLGPTILQHVGHEENVRAIMRHRVHTGGSDGILRGAKPHPRAYGTFPHYLGRYVRELGVLSLEECVAHLSGRPAARLRLPDRGLVRTGHRADLVLFDPETVAAGSSYENPRALPAGIPHVLIDGRFVMRDGRRTDVLAGRSVRRTPYRGR; translated from the coding sequence GTGGACCTGGTCATCCGCGGGGCCCGCGTCGTCGACGGCACGGGCGGGCCCTCGTACACCGCCGACGTCGGCGTGCACGGGGGCCGGATCGCCGAGATCGGCCGGATCCGCTCCGGCGGCCGGCACACCGTCGACGCGCACGGCCTCGCGCTGGCTCCCGGCTTCGTCGACATGCACGCCCACAGCGACCTCGCCCTGCTCCGCGACCCCGACCACAGGGCCAAGGCCGCCCAGGGCGTGACCCTCGAGGTCCTCGGCCAGGACGGGCTCTCGTACGCGCCCGTCGACGACCGCACGCTCGCCGAGGTGCGGGCCGCCATCACCGGCTGGAACGGCGCGGGCGAGGACATCGAGTTCGACTGGCGGGACGTGGGCGGGTACCTGGACCGGCTCGATCGCACCGGCATCGCCGTCAACGCCGCGTACCTCGTCCCGCAGGGCACCGTCCGCGCGTACGCCCTCGGCTGGGACGACCGCCCGGCCAGCCCCGCCGAGCTCGACCGGATGCGGGCGCTCGTCGCCGAGGGCCTCGCGCAGGGCGCCGTCGGCATGTCCTCGGGGCTCACCTACACCCCCGGCATGTACGCCTCCGGCGCCGAACTGACGGAGCTGTGCCGCGTGGTGGCCGGGTACGGCGGCTACTACTGCCCGCACCACCGCTCGTACGGGCGCGGCGCACTCGGTGCGTACGCCGAGATGGTCGAGCTGAGCCGGGAGGCCGGCTGCGCGCTCCATCTCGCGCACGCCACCATGAACTTCGCGGAGAACGAGGGCCGGGCGGGCGCGCTCCTCGCCCTCCTCGACGGGGCCCTCGCCGCCGGGGCCGACATCACCCTCGACTCGTACCCGTACACCCCGGGCTGCACCACCCTCGTCGCGCTCCTGCCGAGCTGGGCGAACGAGGGCGGGCCGGAGGCCGTCCTCGCCCGCCTGCGCGACGACGCCGAGGCCGAGCGCATCCGGTACGCGCTGGAGGTGACCGGGGCCGACGGCTGCCACGGCGTCCCCGTCGACTGGGCGACGATCGAGATCTCGGGGACGGCCGACCCCGCGCACGGGGCGTACGTCGGCACGCGCCTGCGGGACTGGGACACCGCTCGGCGGCTGCTGGTGGAGGACCGGCTGGGGCCGACGATCCTCCAGCACGTCGGCCACGAGGAGAACGTCCGGGCGATCATGCGCCACCGGGTCCACACCGGCGGCTCCGACGGCATCCTCCGGGGCGCGAAACCGCATCCGCGGGCGTACGGCACCTTCCCGCACTACCTCGGGCGCTACGTGCGCGAGCTCGGCGTGCTCTCGCTGGAGGAATGCGTGGCCCACCTGTCGGGCCGCCCGGCGGCCCGACTGCGGCTGCCCGACCGGGGGTTGGTGCGCACGGGCCACCGCGCCGACCTCGTCCTGTTCGATCCGGAGACGGTCGCGGCCGGGTCCTCGTACGAGAACCCGCGCGCGCTGCCGGCCGGCATCCCGCACGTGCTGATCGACGGCCGGTTCGTGATGCGGGACGGGCGCAGGACGGACGTCCTGGCCGGCCGGTCGGTCCGCAGGACGCCGTACCGGGGCCGTTGA
- a CDS encoding alanine racemase, translated as MGTDAVRRLADEPVDHRFKGLPPDAGQANLTVGQLAAEKRDLYTGGFTTPVLTLDADALEHNLTALGTYAARHDLAFAPHGKTCMAPQLFRRQLEHGAWGITAAVPHQARVYRAFGIQRIFLANELVDPAALRWVAAELAADPEFRFVCYVDSVRGVELMDLALQGQGQVVDVVVELGAGEGARTGARTDEDCRAVADAVAQAAALRLVGIAGYEAEVPGADPDSVHAYLRRMTALAVEFDRAGRFAPDVEEIVVSAGGSAWFDAVADVFAELPELSRPTLRLLRSGAYVSHDHGWYTRLTPFNRVPQEGGLRPAFRLWTQVVSRPSPTQAFVNAGKRDIAYDLGLPEAELVRDALTGEERPATGVRVVKLSDQHAWLETDSADGVNVGDWVALGMSHPCTIFEKWPLIPVVAADGTVTDYVRTFF; from the coding sequence ATGGGCACCGACGCAGTCCGCCGGCTCGCCGACGAACCGGTCGACCACCGGTTCAAGGGGCTGCCGCCCGACGCCGGGCAGGCGAATCTCACGGTCGGGCAGCTGGCCGCCGAGAAGCGGGACCTCTACACCGGCGGCTTCACCACCCCCGTCCTCACGCTCGACGCCGACGCGCTGGAGCACAACCTCACGGCCCTCGGCACGTACGCCGCCCGGCACGACCTCGCCTTCGCCCCGCACGGCAAGACCTGCATGGCGCCGCAGCTCTTCCGGCGCCAGCTCGAACACGGCGCCTGGGGCATCACCGCCGCCGTCCCCCACCAGGCCCGCGTCTACCGCGCCTTCGGCATCCAGCGGATCTTCCTGGCCAACGAGCTCGTCGATCCGGCCGCCCTGCGCTGGGTGGCCGCCGAGCTCGCCGCCGACCCGGAGTTCCGCTTCGTCTGCTACGTCGACTCCGTGCGCGGGGTCGAGCTCATGGACCTGGCCCTGCAGGGGCAGGGCCAGGTCGTCGACGTCGTCGTCGAGCTCGGCGCCGGCGAGGGCGCCCGCACCGGCGCGCGGACCGACGAGGACTGCCGGGCCGTCGCCGACGCCGTGGCCCAGGCCGCCGCCCTGCGCCTCGTCGGCATCGCCGGGTACGAGGCCGAGGTCCCCGGCGCCGACCCGGACTCCGTCCACGCCTACCTGCGCCGGATGACCGCGCTCGCCGTCGAGTTCGACCGGGCCGGGCGGTTCGCGCCCGACGTCGAGGAGATCGTCGTCAGCGCCGGCGGCTCCGCCTGGTTCGACGCCGTCGCCGACGTGTTCGCCGAGCTCCCGGAGCTGTCCCGGCCGACGCTGCGGCTGCTGCGCTCCGGCGCGTACGTCTCCCACGACCACGGCTGGTACACCCGCCTCACCCCCTTCAACCGCGTCCCGCAGGAGGGCGGCCTGCGCCCCGCCTTCCGGCTCTGGACCCAGGTCGTCTCCCGCCCCTCCCCCACACAGGCCTTCGTCAACGCGGGCAAGCGCGACATCGCCTACGACCTCGGCCTGCCCGAGGCCGAGCTCGTCCGCGACGCTCTCACCGGCGAGGAGCGCCCCGCCACCGGCGTGCGCGTGGTCAAACTGTCCGACCAGCACGCCTGGCTGGAGACCGACTCCGCGGACGGGGTGAACGTCGGCGACTGGGTGGCGCTCGGAATGTCCCACCCCTGCACGATCTTCGAGAAGTGGCCGCTGATCCCGGTCGTCGCGGCCGACGGGACGGTCACCGACTACGTGCGCACCTTCTTCTAG
- a CDS encoding pyridoxal phosphate-dependent aminotransferase, translated as MQVIQSTKLANVCYEIRGPVLEEAMRLEAAGHRILKLNTGNPAAFGFECPPEILEDMLRNLGNAHGYGDAKGLLSARRAVMQHYQTKGIELDVEDIYLGNGVSELIQMSMQALLDDGDEVLVPAPDYPLWTASVSLAGGTAVHYRCDEQSDWMPDLADIERKITDRTRAMVIINPNNPTGAVYDDEMLRGLTDIARRHNLIVCSDEIYDRILYDGATHTNTAAIAPDLLTLTFNGLSKNYRVAGYRSGWMAVCGPKKHAASYIEGLTILANMRLCANMPSQHAVATALGGRQSITDLVLPGGRLLEQRDTAYDLLTQIPGITCVKPKGALYLFPKLDPAVYKIKDDRQLVLDLLRAEKIMVVHGTGFNWPEPDHFRIVTLPNPKDLADAVTRIGKFLDGYSQP; from the coding sequence ATGCAGGTGATCCAGTCAACGAAACTCGCCAATGTCTGCTACGAGATCCGCGGCCCCGTCCTCGAAGAGGCCATGCGGCTCGAAGCAGCAGGTCATCGCATCCTCAAGCTCAACACCGGCAACCCCGCGGCCTTCGGCTTCGAGTGCCCGCCGGAGATCCTTGAGGACATGCTCCGCAACCTGGGCAACGCCCACGGGTACGGGGACGCGAAGGGGCTGCTCTCCGCGCGCCGCGCGGTCATGCAGCACTACCAGACCAAGGGCATCGAGCTGGACGTCGAGGACATCTACCTCGGCAACGGCGTCTCCGAGCTGATCCAGATGTCGATGCAGGCGCTGCTCGACGACGGCGACGAGGTGCTCGTCCCGGCGCCGGACTATCCGCTGTGGACCGCCTCCGTGTCGCTGGCCGGCGGCACCGCCGTGCACTACCGCTGCGACGAGCAGTCCGACTGGATGCCGGACCTCGCCGACATCGAGCGCAAGATCACCGACCGCACCCGCGCGATGGTGATCATCAACCCGAACAACCCGACCGGCGCCGTCTACGACGACGAGATGCTGCGCGGCCTCACGGACATCGCACGCCGCCACAACCTGATCGTCTGCTCCGACGAGATCTACGACCGGATCCTCTACGACGGCGCCACGCACACGAACACCGCCGCGATCGCCCCGGACCTGCTGACGCTCACCTTCAACGGGCTCTCCAAGAACTACCGCGTCGCCGGCTACCGGTCCGGCTGGATGGCGGTCTGCGGCCCCAAGAAGCACGCCGCGTCGTACATCGAGGGCCTGACGATCCTGGCCAACATGCGGCTGTGCGCGAACATGCCCTCGCAGCACGCCGTCGCGACCGCCCTCGGCGGCCGGCAGTCGATCACGGACCTCGTCCTCCCGGGCGGGCGGCTGCTGGAACAGCGCGACACGGCGTACGACCTGCTGACGCAGATCCCCGGCATCACCTGCGTGAAGCCCAAGGGCGCGCTGTACCTCTTCCCGAAGCTCGACCCGGCCGTCTACAAGATCAAGGACGACCGCCAGCTGGTCCTCGACCTGCTGCGGGCCGAGAAGATCATGGTGGTGCACGGTACGGGCTTCAACTGGCCCGAGCCCGACCACTTCCGCATCGTGACGCTGCCGAACCCCAAGGACCTGGCGGACGCGGTGACGCGGATCGGCAAGTTCCTCGACGGATACAGCCAGCCCTAG
- a CDS encoding macro domain-containing protein produces MEHLRIIAGDATSPQAKGPKIIAHVCNDIGGWGKGFVVALSKRWPEPEKAYRAWYRGRSGNDFGLGAVQLVQVKPDVWVANMVGQRGIRTGSGGPPIRYDAVERCLAALAGHALEREASVHMPRIGCGLAGGTWPRIEPLITRALSARDVPVTVYDHG; encoded by the coding sequence ATGGAACATCTGCGCATCATCGCGGGGGACGCGACCAGCCCGCAGGCCAAAGGGCCGAAGATCATCGCGCACGTCTGCAACGACATCGGCGGCTGGGGCAAGGGCTTCGTGGTGGCGCTCTCGAAGCGCTGGCCCGAGCCCGAGAAGGCGTACCGGGCCTGGTACCGGGGCCGCAGCGGGAACGACTTCGGGCTGGGTGCGGTCCAGCTGGTCCAGGTGAAGCCGGACGTCTGGGTGGCCAACATGGTCGGCCAGCGCGGCATACGCACGGGCAGCGGAGGCCCCCCGATCCGCTACGACGCGGTGGAGCGCTGCCTGGCGGCGCTCGCCGGGCACGCGCTCGAACGGGAGGCCTCGGTCCACATGCCCCGCATAGGCTGCGGCCTCGCCGGCGGCACGTGGCCCCGCATCGAACCGCTGATCACCCGGGCCCTGTCCGCGCGGGACGTGCCCGTGACGGTCTACGACCACGGGTGA
- a CDS encoding substrate-binding domain-containing protein, whose amino-acid sequence MRRILGIALAVLLLGGVVAVALAGGDKTPRTATKTVKGVIGSEKSEYFRDPDVVKALADRGYTVKTETSGSWAMDQLALKEFDFAFPSSSEPAPEIEAAAGVKGAQTTKPFFSPLVVVARSNAAKVLADNNLAKMTGKNSGTLLMGPYLKAADEKRSWQQLSGSAAYAELTGTVFIKTTDPATSNSGALFLAATSNVANGSNVVSDQAGIDRTAPLMQKLISVQGALEPSTDDPFRAFISGSGEPLILAYESQVASLLQQKQAPGDMVVLYPDTTVNSPHTFVPISENAKELGALLATDPKLRELAVRHGFRPQNGVPEFTAATAAHAAYLNPELAGIRQVSAPTVKILMALAARAKG is encoded by the coding sequence GTGAGACGCATCCTAGGAATCGCCCTGGCGGTCCTCCTCCTCGGCGGCGTGGTCGCCGTCGCGCTCGCCGGAGGAGACAAGACCCCACGCACGGCAACGAAGACCGTGAAAGGCGTCATCGGATCCGAGAAGTCCGAATACTTCCGCGATCCCGACGTCGTCAAAGCCCTGGCCGACAGGGGCTACACCGTGAAGACCGAAACGTCCGGCTCCTGGGCGATGGACCAACTCGCCCTCAAGGAGTTCGACTTCGCCTTCCCCAGCAGCAGTGAACCCGCCCCGGAGATCGAGGCCGCGGCCGGCGTCAAGGGGGCCCAGACCACCAAGCCCTTCTTCTCGCCGCTCGTGGTCGTCGCCCGCTCCAACGCCGCCAAGGTGCTCGCCGACAACAACCTCGCCAAGATGACCGGCAAGAACTCCGGGACCCTCCTCATGGGCCCCTACCTCAAGGCCGCCGACGAGAAGCGCAGCTGGCAGCAGCTGTCCGGCTCCGCCGCCTACGCGGAGCTCACCGGCACCGTGTTCATCAAGACCACCGATCCCGCGACGTCCAACTCCGGCGCGCTCTTCCTGGCCGCCACCTCGAACGTCGCCAACGGCAGCAACGTGGTCTCCGACCAGGCCGGCATCGACCGCACCGCGCCGCTGATGCAGAAGCTGATCTCCGTCCAGGGCGCCCTGGAGCCGAGCACCGACGACCCCTTCCGGGCCTTCATCTCCGGCAGCGGCGAACCGCTGATCCTCGCGTACGAGTCCCAGGTGGCCTCCCTGCTCCAGCAGAAGCAGGCCCCGGGGGACATGGTGGTGCTCTACCCGGACACCACGGTCAACTCCCCGCACACCTTCGTGCCGATCAGCGAGAACGCCAAGGAGCTCGGCGCCCTCCTCGCCACCGACCCGAAGCTGCGCGAGCTGGCCGTCCGGCACGGGTTCCGGCCGCAGAACGGCGTGCCCGAGTTCACCGCGGCCACCGCCGCACACGCCGCGTACCTCAACCCGGAGCTGGCCGGCATCCGCCAGGTCAGCGCACCGACCGTCAAGATCCTGATGGCGCTGGCCGCGCGCGCCAAGGGCTAG
- a CDS encoding nitroreductase family deazaflavin-dependent oxidoreductase, producing MQTITIDWDHPTDPKPGRERDHVREHVRDYVTTGGLDGHLWHGVPTLLLTTVDRTTGRTARTPLIYVEDAGRHIVLAADWGAPEHPAWYRNLAAHPEVRLQVGPAVFQATARTACPIERDVYWPAMTALWPLFDDYRTAAAPREIPLVILEPAPGRCA from the coding sequence ATGCAGACGATCACCATCGACTGGGACCACCCCACCGACCCGAAGCCGGGCCGCGAACGGGACCACGTCCGGGAGCACGTACGGGACTACGTGACGACCGGCGGACTCGACGGCCATCTGTGGCACGGGGTCCCCACGCTCCTGCTCACCACGGTCGACCGCACCACGGGCCGGACCGCCCGGACCCCGCTGATCTACGTCGAGGACGCGGGCCGCCACATCGTGCTCGCCGCGGACTGGGGCGCCCCGGAGCACCCGGCCTGGTACCGGAACCTGGCCGCCCACCCGGAGGTCCGCCTCCAGGTCGGCCCGGCCGTCTTCCAGGCCACGGCCCGTACGGCCTGCCCGATCGAGCGGGACGTCTACTGGCCCGCCATGACGGCCCTGTGGCCCCTGTTCGACGACTACCGGACGGCGGCGGCTCCCCGGGAGATCCCGCTGGTCATCCTGGAGCCGGCCCCCGGCCGCTGCGCCTGA
- a CDS encoding M14 family metallopeptidase, with protein sequence MRLHTRRRAAVTAALLALALGAPAYGMSATAAPPPTPSTATLDEAVVQYEIKGPSTAAERTALLRTGVSIDEVDARSVVVSADPMQARELRALGYKLTALPGPPDRSERGVAASPMDFPSKDSMYHNYAEANTEIDQRIAQYPSIMSKRVIGKSYQGRDIVAIKISDNVATDENEPEVLFTHHQHAREHLTVEMALYLLKEFGSKYGSDTRITNMVNGREIWIVPDLNPDGGEYDIATGSYRSWRKNRQPNSGSSYVGTDENRNWNYKWGCCGGSSGSKSSETYRGAAAESAPEVKVVSDFVRSRVVGGKQQITAAIDFHTYSELVLWPFGWTYNDTAPGLTADDLAVYKTIGTSMANSNGYTPEQSSDLYITDGTIDDWLWGNQKIFAYTFEMYPSETGGGGGFYPPDEVIDRETARNRDAVLQLLENADCMYRSIGKQSQYCAS encoded by the coding sequence ATGCGGCTCCACACCCGACGCAGGGCCGCCGTCACGGCGGCCCTGCTCGCTCTCGCGCTCGGCGCACCCGCCTACGGCATGAGCGCGACGGCGGCCCCACCGCCCACACCGTCCACCGCCACCCTGGACGAGGCCGTCGTCCAGTACGAGATCAAGGGACCGTCCACCGCGGCCGAGCGAACGGCCCTGCTCCGTACGGGCGTCTCGATCGACGAGGTCGACGCCCGCTCGGTCGTCGTCAGCGCCGACCCCATGCAGGCCAGGGAACTACGGGCGCTCGGCTACAAGCTGACCGCCCTGCCCGGGCCGCCGGACCGCTCCGAGCGGGGCGTTGCGGCGAGCCCGATGGACTTCCCGTCCAAGGACTCGATGTACCACAACTACGCCGAGGCCAACACGGAGATCGACCAGCGCATCGCGCAGTACCCCTCGATCATGAGCAAGAGGGTGATCGGAAAGTCGTACCAGGGCCGGGACATCGTCGCCATCAAGATCAGCGACAACGTCGCGACCGACGAGAACGAGCCCGAGGTGCTCTTCACGCACCACCAGCACGCCCGCGAGCACCTGACCGTCGAAATGGCGCTCTACCTGCTCAAGGAGTTCGGCTCCAAGTACGGCAGCGACACGCGGATCACCAACATGGTCAACGGCCGTGAGATCTGGATCGTGCCGGACCTCAACCCGGACGGCGGCGAGTACGACATCGCGACCGGCTCCTACCGCTCCTGGCGCAAGAACCGGCAGCCGAACTCGGGCTCCTCGTACGTCGGTACCGACGAGAACCGGAACTGGAACTACAAGTGGGGCTGCTGCGGCGGCTCCAGTGGCAGCAAGAGCTCCGAGACCTACCGCGGTGCGGCCGCCGAGTCGGCCCCCGAGGTGAAGGTGGTCTCGGACTTCGTCCGCAGCCGCGTGGTCGGCGGCAAGCAGCAGATCACCGCCGCCATCGACTTCCACACGTACAGCGAACTGGTGCTCTGGCCGTTCGGGTGGACGTACAACGACACGGCGCCGGGCCTGACGGCCGACGACCTCGCCGTGTACAAGACCATCGGCACGAGCATGGCCAACAGCAACGGCTACACGCCGGAGCAGTCGAGCGACCTGTACATCACGGACGGGACGATCGACGACTGGCTGTGGGGCAACCAGAAGATCTTCGCCTACACCTTCGAGATGTACCCGTCCGAGACGGGCGGCGGGGGCGGCTTCTACCCGCCGGACGAGGTGATCGACCGCGAGACGGCGCGCAACCGTGACGCCGTCCTGCAACTGCTGGAGAACGCGGACTGCATGTACCGCTCGATCGGCAAGCAGTCGCAGTACTGCGCCTCGTAG
- a CDS encoding YdcF family protein, with translation MLAFVPAALFFVLFCVSVREDRRRFRNAVLLGLTLMFGSTGLLFQIPELPSPLDAVAVLLVLLVPTVGTLVLGGYLIRNGLTMIRKEGRSPTNMLSMAAGLGIFALIALVLGVAGRGSRVVDTMVAGLIMLVGYVSFLFLCFLTYAFLYGRITVRGDVDYVVMLGSGLICGERVPPLLASRLEKGRQIHAAQVARGGRVPLLLVSGGQGTDERLSEARAMADWLIAQGVPEEQIRLEERSRTTKENLAFSRTIMLDADPGYRCVVVTNNFHAFRAAMTARRAGVNGQVLGSPTATYFWPSATLREFVAVFWEHRAVNLSICASIVALTAFAAVASA, from the coding sequence ATGCTCGCTTTCGTCCCCGCCGCGCTCTTCTTCGTCCTCTTCTGCGTGAGCGTGCGGGAGGACCGCCGGCGCTTCCGGAACGCGGTCCTGCTGGGCCTCACCCTGATGTTCGGATCGACGGGCCTGCTGTTCCAGATACCTGAGCTGCCGTCACCGCTGGACGCGGTCGCGGTGCTGCTGGTGCTGCTCGTGCCGACGGTCGGCACGCTCGTACTCGGCGGCTACCTGATCCGCAATGGCCTGACGATGATCCGCAAGGAGGGCCGCAGCCCGACCAACATGCTGTCCATGGCGGCGGGCCTCGGGATCTTCGCGCTGATCGCGCTGGTCCTCGGGGTGGCCGGCCGGGGCTCGCGCGTCGTGGACACGATGGTGGCGGGCCTGATCATGCTCGTCGGCTACGTCTCCTTCCTCTTCCTCTGCTTCCTCACGTACGCCTTCCTCTACGGGCGGATCACGGTGCGCGGTGACGTCGACTACGTGGTGATGCTGGGCTCCGGCCTCATCTGCGGCGAGCGGGTGCCTCCGCTGCTGGCCTCCCGCCTGGAGAAGGGCCGGCAGATCCACGCCGCCCAGGTGGCCCGCGGCGGCCGGGTGCCGCTGCTGCTGGTCTCGGGCGGGCAGGGGACGGACGAGAGGCTGTCGGAGGCGCGGGCGATGGCCGACTGGCTGATCGCGCAGGGCGTCCCGGAGGAGCAGATACGGCTCGAGGAGCGCTCCCGTACGACGAAGGAGAACCTCGCCTTCAGCCGCACGATCATGCTCGATGCGGACCCCGGCTACCGCTGCGTGGTCGTCACCAACAACTTCCACGCGTTCCGGGCCGCCATGACGGCCCGCAGGGCCGGGGTGAACGGGCAGGTGCTCGGTTCCCCGACGGCCACGTACTTCTGGCCGAGCGCCACCCTGCGCGAGTTCGTCGCGGTGTTCTGGGAGCACCGGGCGGTGAACCTGAGCATCTGCGCCTCGATAGTCGCTCTGACGGCGTTCGCGGCGGTCGCCTCGGCGTGA